The following proteins are co-located in the Solanum pennellii chromosome 8, SPENNV200 genome:
- the LOC107027078 gene encoding uncharacterized protein LOC107027078, giving the protein MCSSTKGFEPMLKESINHFLASYQNGSCDFSVFESIFFRLVQTMPDPPLEITWFYSAVTFHSSKSAGFSETTVAKDLFQLLISCSGSCNGTKKIALLAPLIYVLYDIVCEFSRNGLCLTSEIKELVEKIVDYICLCLVVPENGNMIDDDIVCFEELAGVWMVHLVGKCAKVEENLGVFFPIVSVEVHKGQKSRRGIRDLAGIVMCEVFLLALSLKFNMRFVNEDFQKNARNWAIHTLKQFQNTEFLDMLLRILLEKKLVVTALLSSEDAVILQKLLYDAVILVDHSFLSSGRWFQIPESSFRNLVLLWSLIADNAIQFAREICDQDRLNAYANAFSESQLPSELLKWVSVQAGIEEKLRNPKLMTPKALIKWLFVLEDQGLWVFDHDKLKFDAKAAICISRPDCFLPEVQPRKCIGDEEMDDSMDKTFSNAYFCKDKLPVDGSRKRKDLVKDTDIRGTPVKLVKYNVHESPNREKFLPFSDEDMEVMG; this is encoded by the exons ATGTGTTCATCAACAAAGGGCTTTGAGCCCATGTTGAAAGAATCAATCAATCACTTCTTGGCCTCATACCAAAATGGAAGTTGTGATTTCTCTGTTTTTGAGTCCATTTTCTTTCGTTTAGTCCAAACAATGCCTGACCCACCTCTTGAAATTACATGGTTTTACTCTGCTGTCACTTTTCACTCTTCAAAATCAGCTGGTTTCAGCGAAACCACAGTTGCTAAGGACTTGTTTCAGTTGCTAATTTCGTGTTCGGGTTCGTGTAATGGGACGAAAAAGATTGCCTTGCTTGCCCCGTTAATCTATGTGTTGTATGATATCGTGTGTGAGTTTTCGCGAAATGGGCTGTGCTTGACTAGTGAAATTAAGGAGTTGGTAGAGAAAATTGTTGATTATATATGTCTATGTTTGGTTGTGCCTGAAAATGGAAATATGATTGATGACGATATTGTCTGTTTTGAGGAATTGGCTGGGGTTTGGATGGTTCATTTGGTTGGGAAGTGTGCTAAAGTTGAGGAGAACTTAGGAGTTTTCTTTCCGATTGTTAGTGTAGAGGTTCACAAGGGTCAGAAAAGTAGGCGAGGGATCAGGGATCTAGCTGGTATCGTAATGTGCGAGGTGTTCTTGCTTGCTCTTTCTTTGAAGTTCAATATGAGGTTTGTAAATGAGGATTTCCAAAAGAATGCACGAAACTGGGCAATTCACACTCTCAAGCAGTTCCAAAATACTGAATTTTTAG ATATGCTTCTCAGAattcttttggaaaaaaagCTTGTGGTCACTGCCTTATTG AGTTCTGAAGATGCAGTTATTCTACAGAAACTATTGTACGATGCTGTGATACTGGTTGATCATTCATTTCTAAGTTCTGGCAGATGGTTTCAGATACCGGAATCCTCTTTCAGGAACTTGGTTCTGCTATGGTCCTTAATAGCGGATAATGCAATACAGTTTGCTAG GGAAATCTGTGATCAAGATAGGCTGAATGCTTATGCAAATGCTTTCTCTGAGTCTCAGCTACCCAGTGAGTTACTTAAATGGGTCTCCGTCCAAGCTGGCATAGAAGAAAAGCTGAGAAATCCAAAACTTATGACACCTAAAGCTCTCATAA AGTGGCTTTTTGTCCTGGAAGACCAAGGTCTCTGGGTGTTTGATCATGACAAACTGAAGTTCGATGCCAAGGCAGCAATATGCATTTCAAGGCCGGACTGCTTTCTCCCTGAAGTTCAGCCCAGAAAATGCATTGGCGATGAGGAAATGGACGATTCAATGGACAAAACATTCTCTAATGCTTACTTCTGTAAAGATAAATTGCCTGTTGATGGTAGCAGAAAGCGCAAAGATCTAGTGAAGGACACCGATATAAGAGGAACACCAGTCAAGCTTGTTAAGTATAATGTTCATGAAAGTCCAAACAGAGAGAAGTTTCTTCCTTTCTCTGATGAAGATATGGAAGTGATGGGGTGA